The proteins below come from a single Tissierella sp. MB52-C2 genomic window:
- the alaS gene encoding alanine--tRNA ligase — protein MKKIGLHEIRKEFLDFFGEKEHLVAPSFSLVPKNDKSLLLIGAGMAPLKKYFTGEQTPPSKRMVNCQKCIRTGDIDNVGKTDRHATFFEMLGNFSFGDYFKKEATAWAWEFLNKRMEIPKENLWVTIYEEDDEAFEIWNKEVGVPAERIVRLGKEDNFWELEVGPSGPCSEIYVDRGEKHGCGCPDCKPGCECDRFIEVWNLVFTQFDKDEKGVYHPLPNPNIDTGMGLERITCVMEGAETIFDIEAIREILRKAEEIAGITYGKDSKKDESIRVITDHTRAMTFLVSDGVLPSNEGRGYVLRRLIRRAARHGKLLGIEKAFLSSMVEVLINSWKVEYPDLKIREDQIKKIIKAEEDKFQETIHQGLSILEQYIEEMKSKGETVLSGEKAFRLYDTYGFPLDLTNEILEEKSLEVDEEEFNKNMEEQRSRARRAREEGDSGWSSSSEEDIFGDLKTIFKGYEKTNIVSEITGLFSNNEKIESLTSGEEGIIILNESPFYGESGGQVGDTGTIENPNFKAMVLDTKHSKGDHLIHIVKVLEGEIKVGDKVIANVDDNRRNSIRRNHSATHLLHRALKDVLGEHVNQAGSVVMPNRLRFDFTHFEGVTQDELMKIEKIVNSKILDSLEVVTIETSLTRAQEMGVVGLFEDKYKDEVRVLKMGDYSKELCGGTHVFNTANIGMFKIVSESSIASGVRRIEAITGEGVYDYLNQMEEEINEISNVLRANKNNILEKVKTLTEDIKEKEKEIESLKGKMASSIADEILSTKVDIEGITLVAAKVDNLDMNGLRNLGDEIRNRLGSGVVVLGSIQNNKLSFVTMATKDLTNKGIHAGNIIKEVAGRTGGGGGGRPDMAQAGGKDITKIDEALSIAPDLIRSQIK, from the coding sequence ATGAAAAAAATTGGACTACATGAAATAAGAAAAGAATTTTTAGATTTCTTTGGGGAAAAAGAACACTTAGTTGCACCTAGTTTTTCCCTTGTACCTAAAAATGATAAATCTTTACTATTAATCGGCGCAGGTATGGCACCACTTAAAAAATACTTTACAGGGGAGCAAACTCCACCTAGTAAGAGAATGGTTAATTGTCAGAAGTGTATTAGAACAGGAGATATAGATAATGTAGGTAAAACTGATAGACATGCAACTTTCTTTGAAATGTTAGGTAATTTTTCTTTCGGAGACTACTTTAAAAAAGAGGCAACTGCATGGGCTTGGGAATTTTTAAATAAGAGAATGGAAATACCAAAGGAAAATCTATGGGTAACAATATATGAAGAAGATGATGAGGCGTTTGAAATATGGAATAAAGAAGTGGGAGTTCCTGCTGAAAGAATAGTTAGACTGGGAAAAGAAGATAATTTTTGGGAGCTGGAAGTAGGACCATCAGGACCTTGTTCGGAAATATATGTAGATAGAGGAGAAAAACATGGCTGTGGATGCCCAGATTGTAAGCCTGGATGTGAATGTGATAGATTTATTGAAGTTTGGAATTTAGTATTTACTCAATTTGATAAGGATGAAAAAGGAGTATATCATCCACTACCTAATCCAAATATAGATACAGGTATGGGACTTGAGAGAATTACTTGTGTAATGGAAGGCGCAGAGACTATATTTGATATTGAAGCTATTAGAGAAATTTTAAGAAAGGCAGAGGAAATAGCAGGAATTACCTATGGAAAGGATTCTAAAAAAGATGAATCCATAAGAGTAATTACAGATCATACAAGAGCTATGACTTTTTTAGTATCTGATGGAGTATTGCCTAGTAATGAAGGAAGGGGATATGTACTTAGAAGACTTATTCGTAGAGCGGCAAGACATGGCAAACTTTTAGGTATAGAAAAAGCTTTCTTGAGTTCTATGGTAGAGGTTTTAATTAACTCATGGAAAGTAGAATATCCAGATTTAAAAATAAGAGAAGATCAAATTAAGAAAATAATTAAAGCGGAAGAAGATAAATTCCAAGAAACAATTCATCAAGGATTATCCATATTAGAACAATATATCGAAGAAATGAAGTCTAAAGGTGAAACGGTTTTAAGTGGAGAAAAGGCATTTAGACTATATGATACCTATGGATTCCCATTGGATCTAACAAATGAAATTCTTGAAGAAAAATCATTAGAAGTAGATGAAGAAGAATTTAATAAAAATATGGAAGAACAAAGAAGTAGAGCAAGACGTGCTAGGGAAGAAGGAGATAGTGGCTGGTCAAGTAGTAGTGAAGAAGATATATTTGGAGACCTAAAAACCATATTTAAAGGCTATGAAAAGACTAATATTGTGTCAGAAATTACTGGATTATTTTCTAATAATGAAAAAATAGAAAGTTTAACTTCTGGTGAAGAGGGAATAATTATATTAAATGAATCACCTTTTTATGGAGAATCTGGTGGTCAAGTAGGAGATACAGGAACCATAGAAAACCCTAATTTCAAGGCTATGGTATTAGACACTAAACATTCTAAAGGCGACCACTTAATTCATATAGTGAAGGTATTAGAAGGAGAAATAAAAGTAGGGGATAAGGTAATAGCTAATGTAGATGATAATAGAAGAAACTCTATTAGAAGAAATCACTCTGCAACTCATCTTCTTCATAGGGCATTAAAAGATGTTCTAGGTGAACACGTTAATCAAGCAGGTTCTGTTGTAATGCCAAATAGACTAAGATTTGACTTCACTCATTTTGAAGGAGTGACACAGGATGAATTAATGAAAATAGAAAAAATAGTTAACTCTAAAATTTTAGATAGCCTAGAAGTAGTTACTATAGAAACTTCTCTGACTAGAGCTCAAGAAATGGGAGTTGTGGGATTATTTGAAGATAAATATAAAGACGAAGTAAGAGTATTAAAAATGGGAGATTATTCAAAGGAACTATGTGGTGGAACCCATGTATTTAACACTGCAAATATAGGTATGTTTAAAATAGTTTCAGAATCAAGCATTGCATCTGGAGTAAGAAGAATAGAGGCCATAACAGGTGAAGGCGTATACGATTATCTAAACCAAATGGAAGAGGAAATCAATGAAATTTCTAATGTATTAAGGGCTAATAAGAATAATATATTGGAAAAAGTAAAAACTTTAACTGAAGATATAAAAGAGAAGGAAAAAGAAATAGAGAGTCTCAAGGGTAAAATGGCATCATCTATTGCAGATGAAATACTATCAACTAAAGTAGATATAGAAGGAATTACTTTAGTTGCTGCAAAAGTAGATAATTTAGATATGAATGGTTTAAGAAACTTAGGTGATGAAATAAGAAATCGTTTAGGTTCAGGAGTGGTAGTCCTTGGAAGTATACAAAATAACAAACTTTCATTTGTAACTATGGCAACCAAGGATTTAACAAAT
- a CDS encoding AI-2E family transporter: MIDYYQPVFLTKIVWTLSVILLMLIIYYLINIGNNFVPGRKQIKINDKKLLPILIGIVFLILFFNLIKKYAILSDTFYTIIFSAILAYLFNPIINYLEKKKISRGLGVLILYIGIICMFLIVAFLVIPRSGSELKKLMTNMPIYLEKASALMDEVYNKYYSTLGDLPPLFQGIQQVVMENIVGLEHMATDTIKNFIGGILNTFSKLVSLILTPILTFYFLVDKDYFKEKLMLLIPKKYRKECRKIFLEIDYSLSKFVRGKIIMAMYVGVTTSIVLSLMGIDFAIVIGFITGIADVIPYIGPFLGFAPAVFFAYLESPIKAIWVGVFFLFIQWAENNILAPKIIGESTGIHPLIILVSIIIGGGVFGVLGMVLAVPVVAVLLILIRFTRERFKRSPRVQK, encoded by the coding sequence ATGATAGATTATTATCAGCCAGTTTTTTTAACTAAGATAGTATGGACCCTTTCTGTAATATTACTTATGCTAATTATCTATTATTTAATCAATATAGGTAATAATTTTGTTCCTGGCAGGAAGCAAATTAAAATAAATGATAAAAAACTTCTTCCTATACTAATAGGAATAGTTTTTTTGATTTTATTTTTTAACTTAATTAAAAAGTATGCAATATTATCAGATACTTTTTACACTATAATTTTTTCTGCAATTTTAGCATATCTTTTTAATCCAATAATTAATTACTTAGAAAAGAAAAAAATAAGTAGAGGTTTAGGTGTTCTAATATTATATATAGGAATAATATGTATGTTTTTAATTGTGGCATTTTTAGTAATACCAAGGTCAGGTAGTGAGCTTAAAAAGCTGATGACAAATATGCCAATATATCTAGAAAAAGCTTCAGCTTTAATGGATGAAGTATATAACAAATATTATTCCACTTTAGGAGATTTACCTCCTTTATTCCAAGGAATTCAACAAGTGGTCATGGAAAATATTGTTGGATTAGAACATATGGCTACAGATACGATTAAAAACTTTATTGGTGGTATATTAAATACTTTTTCAAAACTCGTTAGTTTAATATTGACTCCAATACTTACATTTTATTTCTTAGTAGATAAAGACTATTTTAAAGAAAAACTGATGCTTCTTATTCCAAAAAAATATAGAAAAGAATGTAGAAAAATATTTCTTGAAATAGATTACTCCTTATCTAAATTTGTTAGAGGTAAAATAATCATGGCAATGTATGTGGGAGTTACCACATCTATAGTTTTATCCTTGATGGGAATAGACTTTGCCATAGTTATTGGATTTATTACAGGTATTGCCGATGTAATTCCTTACATAGGTCCATTCCTAGGATTTGCACCAGCTGTATTCTTTGCTTACTTAGAGAGCCCCATAAAAGCAATATGGGTAGGAGTATTTTTCCTATTTATTCAATGGGCAGAAAACAATATATTAGCACCGAAGATAATAGGAGAGTCTACAGGGATACATCCTTTGATAATACTTGTTTCAATAATAATTGGTGGAGGAGTATTTGGAGTGCTTGGAATGGTTTTAGCTGTTCCAGTTGTTGCCGTATTATTAATCCTAATTAGGTTTACTAGAGAAAGGTTTAAAAGGTCTCCAAGAGTTCAGAAATAG
- the nifU gene encoding Fe-S cluster assembly scaffold protein NifU translates to MMYSEKVMEHFQNPRNVGEILDADGVGEVGNAKCGDIMKMYLKIENGAIEDVKFKTFGCGSAIASSSMATELIKGKTIEEAMNLTNKAVAEALDGLPPVKMHCSVLAEQAIKAALLDYSKKHNVHIDGLEDINFDEDHHDHGLEEL, encoded by the coding sequence ATAATGTATTCAGAAAAAGTAATGGAGCATTTTCAAAATCCACGAAATGTAGGAGAAATTTTAGATGCAGATGGAGTGGGAGAAGTAGGTAATGCAAAATGTGGAGATATAATGAAAATGTATCTTAAAATAGAGAACGGAGCAATTGAAGATGTTAAATTCAAAACATTTGGTTGTGGTTCTGCCATAGCTTCATCTAGTATGGCTACAGAGCTAATTAAAGGAAAAACCATAGAGGAAGCTATGAATTTAACAAATAAAGCAGTGGCAGAAGCTTTAGATGGATTGCCACCGGTTAAAATGCATTGTTCGGTTTTAGCTGAACAAGCTATTAAAGCTGCTTTACTAGATTATTCAAAAAAACATAATGTTCATATTGATGGATTAGAAGATATAAATTTTGATGAAGATCACCATGATCATGGTTTAGAGGAGCTATAA
- the nifS gene encoding cysteine desulfurase NifS — translation MDKYIYMDNAATTPVKKEVLDEMMPYFTEKYGNPSSVYSLGSISKRAIEASREKIAKIINADKREIFFTGGGSEADNWAIKGIAYGNKQKGNHIITTKIEHHAVLHTCDYLQKNGFEITYLDVDEYGLINLDELKEAITDETILISIMFANNEIGTIQPIKEIGEIAKERKIYFHTDAVQAMGNIEIDVKELNIDLMSMSAHKFYGPKGIGALYIKQGVRIDSLISGGGQERNRRAGTENVAAIAGMGKAIELAYENLEDHNERLTKLRDSLIKKIEDNIPYVRLNGHPTKRLPGNVNICFRFIEGESLLLSLDMERIAGSSGSACTSGSLDPSHVLLAIGLPHEIAHGSLRLSLGDFNTKEEIDYVVEKLVKIVDRLRQMSPLYEKIKEEQ, via the coding sequence ATGGATAAATATATATATATGGATAATGCGGCTACTACTCCAGTAAAAAAAGAAGTCTTAGATGAAATGATGCCATATTTTACTGAGAAATATGGTAATCCATCATCAGTTTACTCATTAGGCTCTATATCAAAACGAGCTATAGAAGCATCAAGAGAAAAGATTGCAAAAATAATAAATGCAGATAAAAGAGAAATATTTTTTACAGGAGGCGGCTCTGAAGCTGATAACTGGGCAATAAAAGGTATTGCTTATGGAAATAAACAAAAAGGAAACCATATAATAACTACTAAAATTGAACACCATGCAGTATTACATACTTGCGATTATTTACAAAAAAATGGATTTGAGATAACTTACTTAGATGTAGATGAATATGGGCTAATAAATTTAGATGAACTAAAGGAAGCCATAACGGATGAGACTATTCTTATATCTATTATGTTTGCAAATAATGAAATAGGAACAATCCAACCTATTAAAGAAATTGGAGAAATAGCTAAGGAAAGAAAAATATATTTTCATACAGATGCTGTTCAAGCCATGGGAAATATAGAAATAGATGTTAAGGAATTAAATATAGATTTAATGTCTATGTCAGCTCACAAGTTTTATGGACCAAAGGGTATAGGAGCATTATATATTAAACAAGGTGTAAGAATTGATTCTCTTATTTCTGGTGGTGGGCAAGAAAGAAATAGAAGGGCAGGGACTGAGAACGTAGCTGCTATAGCAGGAATGGGTAAAGCTATAGAATTAGCTTATGAAAACTTAGAAGATCATAACGAAAGGTTGACTAAATTAAGAGATAGTTTAATCAAAAAAATAGAAGATAATATACCTTATGTAAGATTAAATGGACATCCAACTAAGAGACTGCCAGGTAATGTAAATATTTGTTTTAGATTTATTGAAGGCGAGTCTTTGCTGCTTAGCTTAGATATGGAAAGAATTGCAGGATCCAGTGGTTCTGCCTGTACTTCAGGATCTTTAGATCCATCTCATGTACTTTTAGCCATTGGGCTTCCTCACGAAATCGCTCATGGTTCTCTTAGACTAAGCTTAGGAGATTTCAATACTAAAGAGGAAATTGATTATGTGGTAGAGAAACTTGTAAAAATAGTAGATAGATTAAGACAAATGTCACCACTATATGAGAAGATAAAGGAGGAACAATAA
- a CDS encoding Rrf2 family transcriptional regulator, whose amino-acid sequence MKLSTRGRYGLKAMFQLSLYYGDGPISLKQIADEQKLSENYLEQLFSTLKKEGLLNSVRGAQGGYMLSRQPKEITVGQILRALEGNMAPSDCVMDDEHECSREDRCVTKLVWMKMKDSIDEVIDSITLQDMVDDENKLNRKEQV is encoded by the coding sequence ATGAAGCTTTCTACAAGAGGGAGATATGGCTTAAAGGCAATGTTTCAGTTATCTTTATATTATGGAGATGGTCCTATATCTTTAAAACAGATTGCTGATGAACAAAAACTATCTGAAAATTATTTAGAACAACTTTTCTCGACTCTTAAAAAAGAAGGACTATTAAATAGTGTTAGAGGTGCACAAGGCGGATATATGCTATCAAGACAACCTAAAGAAATTACTGTAGGACAAATACTGAGAGCATTAGAGGGAAATATGGCACCATCAGATTGTGTAATGGACGATGAACACGAATGTTCTAGAGAAGATAGATGTGTAACTAAACTAGTTTGGATGAAAATGAAGGACAGTATAGACGAGGTCATTGATTCTATTACATTGCAGGATATGGTCGATGATGAAAATAAATTAAATAGAAAAGAACAGGTATAG
- a CDS encoding DUF3343 domain-containing protein, which produces MVNDYYITVFETKNQAIFLYSTLEAIGYRIFQLVSLPCNIKAGCNYGIKFKDQRYMDIIVNEAKELDMKVPDIYFCEKVQGKYKYTKVNIKN; this is translated from the coding sequence ATGGTCAATGATTATTATATAACTGTATTTGAAACTAAAAATCAAGCCATATTTCTTTATTCTACACTTGAAGCCATAGGGTATAGAATATTCCAGTTAGTATCTTTACCTTGCAATATAAAGGCTGGATGTAACTATGGAATAAAGTTTAAAGATCAAAGATATATGGATATTATAGTTAATGAAGCTAAGGAACTAGACATGAAAGTTCCCGATATATATTTTTGTGAAAAAGTACAAGGTAAATATAAATATACAAAAGTAAACATTAAGAATTAA
- a CDS encoding glycosyltransferase family 2 protein encodes MDLGISVICSTNKTKMLENIINNFISQDYKEKELIIALNYDIKNLKTFSTLPENISVYNLGSKKSLGECLNFSIEKSKYPIIAKFDDDDYYGPMYLSDTIKSLYKKDIFIVGKSCIYVYFSQEKIIGINNMGRENKYVNRVHGSTLMFKKDLFHKIKFRNIDLGEDKQFCKDSLENGYKIYSTNKYHYVYMRNNENNHTWKISNDYIMKQCVDLNKVENLKEYLAISVNRAKKAYL; translated from the coding sequence ATGGATTTAGGCATATCAGTAATCTGTTCTACCAATAAAACAAAAATGCTTGAAAATATAATAAACAATTTTATATCTCAAGATTATAAGGAAAAAGAGTTAATCATTGCTCTTAATTATGATATAAAAAACTTAAAAACATTTTCAACCCTACCTGAAAATATTAGTGTATACAATTTAGGCAGCAAAAAGTCTTTAGGAGAATGTCTAAACTTTTCCATAGAAAAGTCTAAATACCCTATTATAGCCAAGTTCGATGATGATGACTATTATGGTCCTATGTATTTATCAGACACTATAAAGTCCTTATATAAAAAAGATATATTTATAGTAGGTAAATCCTGTATATATGTATATTTTAGTCAAGAAAAAATAATTGGAATTAATAATATGGGAAGAGAAAATAAGTATGTTAATAGGGTTCATGGATCTACACTAATGTTTAAAAAAGATTTATTTCATAAGATTAAATTTAGAAATATTGATTTAGGAGAAGATAAACAATTTTGCAAAGATTCCTTAGAAAATGGTTATAAAATATATTCTACTAATAAATATCATTACGTATATATGAGGAATAACGAGAACAACCATACATGGAAAATCTCTAATGATTATATAATGAAACAATGTGTGGATTTAAATAAGGTGGAAAATTTAAAAGAATATCTGGCTATTAGTGTCAATAGGGCTAAAAAAGCATATCTATAA
- a CDS encoding DUF6395 domain-containing protein yields the protein MKSSYKFEKEVLKLIFIPNKTEGVDCSGKVKMGRYECNIHTPKDWDIEKIHPDVLALIIILIAYPFIDKEIEVPIGVSQDFHDSFKKETKKSIYPVDKNLKPRIAPKNAVPGLAYSGGVDSTAALALLPSNTVCFFLDRILPKELEKSLKLYDKQSVYDVYSQLEKQGRQGYKIKTDLEYVRVPRGFPVETSTTIPALLLSDYIGIDSVATGTIMEHQYIPYHKISLDRDYFVKWNNIFKSIDIPLNQVTAGISEVGTMKILLNSPYSSFNHWCMRGDNSRPCMKCDKCFRKKILEMILLKQQVPNSMLDNLFLSNEVRTMLKQLPIPCENVIAYITSHYNGNHTLMKSLKKRTRANILDTSWMEKWYSPAKDLIAEKYYNSVEKEIIKHLEVMSSEDEANMNSWDITSINNSLIYQKYQQDFISDLTKFKQDTIRNR from the coding sequence TTGAAATCTTCTTATAAGTTTGAAAAAGAGGTGTTAAAACTTATATTTATTCCTAACAAAACTGAAGGAGTAGATTGTTCTGGAAAAGTCAAAATGGGAAGATATGAATGTAATATTCATACACCTAAAGATTGGGATATAGAAAAGATACACCCTGATGTACTGGCTTTAATTATCATTTTAATTGCATACCCATTCATAGATAAAGAAATTGAGGTTCCCATTGGTGTAAGTCAAGACTTTCATGATTCCTTTAAGAAGGAAACTAAAAAATCCATATATCCAGTGGATAAAAATCTAAAACCTAGAATTGCACCTAAAAATGCTGTTCCTGGTTTGGCTTATAGTGGAGGTGTTGATTCTACAGCAGCATTAGCCTTATTGCCTAGTAATACAGTTTGTTTTTTTCTAGATCGTATCCTTCCTAAAGAACTTGAAAAAAGCTTAAAATTATATGATAAACAATCTGTATATGACGTCTATTCACAACTAGAAAAACAAGGCAGGCAAGGATACAAAATAAAAACAGATTTGGAATATGTTAGAGTTCCAAGAGGTTTTCCTGTAGAGACATCTACTACAATACCCGCTTTATTGCTCTCAGATTATATTGGTATAGACAGTGTAGCTACAGGAACAATTATGGAACACCAGTATATACCATATCATAAAATTTCTTTAGATCGAGATTATTTTGTAAAATGGAATAATATCTTCAAAAGTATAGATATTCCCCTTAATCAAGTAACTGCTGGTATCAGTGAAGTTGGTACAATGAAAATTTTATTAAATTCACCTTATAGTTCCTTTAATCATTGGTGCATGAGAGGAGATAATTCTAGACCTTGCATGAAATGTGATAAATGTTTTAGAAAAAAAATATTAGAAATGATATTATTGAAACAACAAGTCCCTAATTCTATGCTGGACAATTTGTTTTTATCTAATGAAGTTAGAACAATGCTTAAACAGCTTCCTATTCCTTGTGAAAATGTAATCGCTTATATTACTTCACATTATAATGGAAACCATACCCTAATGAAATCCCTTAAGAAGCGTACTAGGGCAAATATACTAGATACTTCTTGGATGGAAAAATGGTACTCTCCTGCGAAAGATTTAATAGCAGAAAAATATTATAACTCTGTGGAAAAGGAAATTATCAAACATCTTGAAGTCATGAGCAGTGAAGATGAAGCTAATATGAATAGTTGGGATATTACTAGTATAAATAATTCACTTATTTATCAAAAATATCAACAGGACTTTATATCCGATTTAACTAAATTTAAGCAAGATACTATCAGAAATAGATAG
- a CDS encoding glycosyltransferase family A protein has translation MEIYQYRNHLNSYIKQKLQSMFKKERFDEKPGVSIILCSNRLNKIEDIFDSFLRQSYDPKELIIVLNNNNMNIDEYHEKAKNLKNIKIFQLDETLSLGYCFKFALNHAAFDYIAKFDDDDYYGTDYLKQAMNAFNEINCDVVGKASYYIYFHQSKILALYGEQKQNMFVNRVADSSLVFKRSVLEKIDIPLIKKAGAFANIQSQFKNYDISVYSTDKYNYLVNRYNDLEHQHTWKVSDTEYLKYPSVKIVAENIENFIPYIENKD, from the coding sequence ATGGAAATTTATCAATATAGGAATCATCTCAATTCATATATTAAACAGAAATTACAATCAATGTTTAAAAAAGAAAGATTTGATGAAAAACCTGGTGTTTCTATTATCTTATGTTCTAATCGTCTTAACAAAATTGAAGATATCTTCGATAGTTTTTTAAGACAAAGTTATGATCCTAAAGAACTAATAATCGTTTTAAATAACAATAATATGAATATAGATGAATATCATGAAAAAGCTAAAAATTTAAAAAACATCAAAATATTTCAATTGGATGAAACTCTTTCTTTAGGTTATTGTTTTAAGTTTGCATTGAACCATGCAGCTTTCGATTATATAGCAAAGTTTGATGATGATGACTACTATGGCACTGATTATCTTAAGCAAGCTATGAACGCATTTAACGAAATTAATTGTGATGTTGTAGGAAAAGCATCTTATTATATTTATTTTCATCAAAGTAAAATACTAGCTCTATATGGAGAGCAGAAACAAAATATGTTTGTCAATCGAGTTGCAGACTCAAGCCTAGTTTTTAAGAGAAGTGTTTTAGAGAAAATAGATATTCCTCTTATAAAAAAAGCTGGAGCTTTTGCAAATATTCAAAGCCAATTTAAAAATTATGATATAAGCGTCTATTCTACAGATAAATATAATTATTTAGTAAATAGATATAACGATTTAGAACATCAGCACACCTGGAAAGTGTCTGATACTGAATATCTTAAATATCCTTCCGTAAAAATTGTGGCTGAAAACATAGAAAACTTTATTCCATATATTGAAAATAAAGATTAA
- a CDS encoding nucleotide sugar dehydrogenase codes for MILYNEIINRQVNISIIGLGYVGLPLSLSFAKKANVIGFDIDTKKIDNYNAGIGLSDYIELDELEDITISFSSDENRLKDAKFHIIAVPTPIYEDNSPNLEYVIEASTILGRNLKKGSIVVYESTVYPGVTENICIPILEGASKLKCGVDFKVGYSPERINPGDPVNKLESIVKIVSAIDEDALDIISSVYELIVKSGVYRAESIKIAEAAKVIENTQRDINIAFINEISIILNHLEIDTRSVLNAMDTKWNALGFKPGLVGGHCIGVDSYFLIHIAQSLGIKPETIIVGRKTNDLMAKYICKNTVSKLLESRKSIRNTNLAIFGFSFKENCPDIRNTKVIDLINELKNYGINIKVVDPIVNSKEVFNQYGINITDISEIQDMDAIIFAVSHEEFYKYSLDSIKFMYSKDVQPLLIDIKGLFDRTNAISLGYNYWSL; via the coding sequence ATGATATTATACAATGAAATAATTAATAGACAAGTAAATATATCTATTATTGGATTAGGCTATGTGGGCTTACCTTTAAGCCTTAGTTTTGCTAAAAAAGCAAATGTAATAGGATTTGATATAGATACTAAGAAAATTGACAATTACAATGCTGGAATTGGCTTATCAGATTATATAGAATTAGATGAACTTGAAGATATTACGATTTCATTTTCTTCTGATGAAAATAGGCTAAAAGATGCCAAATTCCATATAATTGCCGTCCCAACGCCAATATATGAAGATAATTCACCTAATTTAGAATATGTTATAGAAGCAAGTACAATTCTTGGTAGAAACTTAAAAAAAGGATCAATTGTAGTTTATGAATCTACAGTATATCCAGGTGTTACTGAAAATATCTGTATTCCAATATTAGAAGGAGCATCTAAACTAAAGTGTGGCGTAGATTTTAAGGTAGGTTATTCTCCTGAGAGAATAAATCCTGGAGATCCAGTGAATAAATTAGAATCTATAGTTAAAATTGTTTCAGCTATAGATGAGGATGCCTTAGATATTATATCAAGTGTATATGAATTGATAGTAAAATCGGGGGTTTATAGAGCAGAAAGTATTAAGATAGCTGAGGCAGCAAAGGTAATTGAAAATACTCAAAGAGATATTAATATAGCTTTTATAAATGAAATAAGCATTATCCTAAATCATCTTGAAATAGACACCAGATCGGTTCTTAATGCCATGGACACAAAATGGAATGCCTTAGGATTTAAACCTGGATTAGTAGGAGGCCATTGTATAGGTGTTGATTCTTATTTCTTAATTCATATTGCCCAAAGTCTTGGAATTAAACCAGAAACAATTATTGTTGGGAGAAAAACAAATGATTTAATGGCAAAATATATATGTAAAAATACAGTTAGCAAACTTTTGGAATCTAGAAAATCAATAAGAAATACAAATTTAGCTATATTTGGTTTTTCATTTAAAGAAAATTGTCCTGATATTAGAAATACAAAAGTTATAGATTTAATTAATGAATTAAAAAATTATGGAATTAATATTAAAGTAGTAGATCCTATTGTGAACTCAAAAGAAGTATTTAATCAATATGGAATTAATATTACTGATATAAGTGAAATTCAAGATATGGATGCTATAATCTTTGCTGTTTCCCATGAAGAATTTTATAAGTATTCACTGGATAGTATTAAATTTATGTACTCTAAAGATGTACAGCCTCTGCTCATTGATATTAAAGGATTATTTGATAGAACAAATGCTATATCCTTAGGATATAATTACTGGTCATTATAA